A genomic window from Lotus japonicus ecotype B-129 chromosome 1, LjGifu_v1.2 includes:
- the LOC130732743 gene encoding histidine-containing phosphotransfer protein 1-like, whose amino-acid sequence MQAVGHLLKQLAEYSSSLFQEGFLDEQFYKLRRLEDETNPHFVAEVVTLFFQDAERLVDEMDKALGQENIDFQRVDTPLHQLKGCSSSIGAGRVFKVCVPFKKYCEEKNVEGCLQSLQELKQEYAMVKSKLETLFKMEQQLFAAGMGSGSTSRK is encoded by the exons ATGCAGGCTGTGGGTCACTTGCTCAAGCAGTTAGCTGAatattcttcttctctctttcaAGAG GGATTCTTGGATGAGCAATTTTACAAGCTCCGGCGACTTGAAGATGAAACCAACCCTCACTTTGTGGCTGAAGTGGTCACTCTCTTCTTTCAGGATGCAGAGAGGCTTGTTGATGAGATGGATAAAGCACT AGGCCAAGAAAACATTGATTTTCAAAGGGTGGATACCCCTCTTCACCAGCTGAAAGGTTGCAGCTCCAG CATTGGCGCAGGGAGAGTTTTCAAAGTCTGCGTTCCCTTCAAAAAGTACTGTGAGGAGAAAAATGTTGAAGG GTGCCTGCAAAGCTTGCAAGAATTGAAACAAGAATATGCTATGGTGAAAAGCAAGTTAGAGACTCTCTTCAAG ATGGAGCAGCAGCTTTTTGCAGCAGGCATGGGTTCAGGTTCAACTTCTAGAAAGTGA
- the LOC130731221 gene encoding histone H2AX has translation MSSTGGNNTKGGRGKPKAAKSVSRSQKAGLQFPVGRIARFLKAGKYAERVGAGAPVYLSAVLEYLAAEVLELAGNAARDNKKNRIVPRHIQLAVRNDEELSKLLGSVTIANGGVLPNIHQTLLPKKAGKGKGEIGSASQEF, from the exons ATGAGTTCCACCGGCGGCAACAACACCAAGGGCGGCAGAGGCAAGCCCAAGGCCGCCAAATCGGTTTCCAGGTCTCAGAAGGCTGGTCTCCAATTCCCCGTTGGAAGAATCGCGAGGTTCCTCAAGGCTGGAAAGTATGCTGAGCGTGTTGGTGCTGGTGCTCCTGTGTATCTCTCTGCTGTGCTTGAGTATCTCGCCGCTGAG GTTTTGGAATTGGCTGGGAACGCTGCTAGGGACAACAAGAAGAATCGTATTGTTCCAAGGCACATTCAACTTGCTGTGAGGAACGATGAGGAGTTGAGCAAGCTGTTGGGATCTGTCACCATTGCTAATGGAGGTGTGCTGCCGAATATTCACCAGACTCTGCTTCCTAAGAAGGCTGGAAAGGGGAAAGGCGAAATTGGATCTGCTTCTCAGGAATTTTAG
- the LOC130731220 gene encoding uncharacterized protein LOC130731220 isoform X1 has protein sequence MGYLALMHCVGVTSCPGQLKLVRVRIQCSTTNVGVSRRQLLEKLDKELLKGDDRAALALVKDLQGKPDGLRCFGAARQVPQRLYTLDELKLNGIEAESLLSPVDSTLGSIERTLQIAAIAGGLTAWNAFGISPQQLFYISLGLLFLWTLDTVSYGGGLGNLVVDTIGHSFSKKYHNRVIQHEAGHFLIAYLVGILPKGYTLSSLDALKKDGSLNVQAGSAFVDFEFLEEVNAGKVSAKTLNKFSCIALAGVCTEYLIYGFSEGGLDDIRKLDSLLSGLGFTQKKVDSQVRWSVLNTVLLLRRHEAARAKLADAMSMGNSVGSCIDIIENSIDVSDLLAETGSP, from the exons ATGGGCTATTTGGCTTTGATGCACTGTGTGGGTGTAACATCATGCCCCGGGCAACTGAAACTTGTGAGGGTCAGAATCCAATGCTCCACCACCAACGTTGGTGTCAGTAGGCGACAATTGCTGGAGAAACTGGACAAGGAGTTACTTAAAGGGGATGATAGAGCTGCTCTAGCACTTGTCAAGGATTTGCAGGGTAAGCCTGATGGCCTTCGGTGTTTCGGTGCAGCCAGGCAG GTGCCTCAAAGGCTTTACACCTTGGATGAATTGAAGCTTAATGGAATAGAAGCTGAGTCTCTTCTATCACCGGTGGATTCAACTCTTGGTTCAATAGAGAGAACACTGCAGATTGCTGCTATTGCAGGAGGGCTTACTGCATGGAATGCCTTTGGAATTTCCCCACAGCAACTCTTCTATATATCACTGGGTTTGCTGTTTCTCTGGACTCTGGACACG GTCTCTTATGGTGGAGGTCTTGGTAACTTGGTTGTTGATACAATTGGTCATAGCTTCAGTAAAAAATACCACAATAGGGTTATTCAG CATGAAGCTGGCCATTTTTTAATTGCTTATCTAGTAGGAATACTTCCTAAAGGATATACTCTTTCCAGTTTGGATGCCCTAAAGAAGGATGGTTCTCTCAATGTTCAAGCAGGCTCAGCCTTCGTGGATTTTGAGTTCCTCGAAGAA GTTAATGCGGGGAAAGTATCAGCTAAA ACATTGAACAAATTTTCATGTATAGCCTTGGCTGGTGTGTGCACTGAGTATCTTATATATGGATTTTCTGAAGGAGGCCTGGATGACATAAGAAAG TTGGATTCATTGCTCAGCGGCCTGGGATTCACACAAAAGAAGGTAGACTCTCAAGTTAGATGGTCCGTGCTAAACACGGTCTTGCTCTTGCGTCGACATGAAGCAGCTCGAGCAAAGCTTGCAGATGCCATGTCCATGGGAAACTCAGTGGGATCCTGCATCGACATTATAGAAAATTCTATTGATGTTTCAGATCTGTTAGCTGAAACTGGATCCCCTTGA
- the LOC130731220 gene encoding uncharacterized protein LOC130731220 isoform X2, translating to MGYLALMHCVGVTSCPGQLKLVRVRIQCSTTNVGVSRRQLLEKLDKELLKGDDRAALALVKDLQGKPDGLRCFGAARQVPQRLYTLDELKLNGIEAESLLSPVDSTLGSIERTLQIAAIAGGLTAWNAFGISPQQLFYISLGLLFLWTLDTVSYGGGLGNLVVDTIGHSFSKKYHNRVIQHEAGHFLIAYLVGILPKGYTLSSLDALKKDGSLNVQAGSAFVDFEFLEEVNAGKVSAKPWLVCALSILYMDFLKEAWMT from the exons ATGGGCTATTTGGCTTTGATGCACTGTGTGGGTGTAACATCATGCCCCGGGCAACTGAAACTTGTGAGGGTCAGAATCCAATGCTCCACCACCAACGTTGGTGTCAGTAGGCGACAATTGCTGGAGAAACTGGACAAGGAGTTACTTAAAGGGGATGATAGAGCTGCTCTAGCACTTGTCAAGGATTTGCAGGGTAAGCCTGATGGCCTTCGGTGTTTCGGTGCAGCCAGGCAG GTGCCTCAAAGGCTTTACACCTTGGATGAATTGAAGCTTAATGGAATAGAAGCTGAGTCTCTTCTATCACCGGTGGATTCAACTCTTGGTTCAATAGAGAGAACACTGCAGATTGCTGCTATTGCAGGAGGGCTTACTGCATGGAATGCCTTTGGAATTTCCCCACAGCAACTCTTCTATATATCACTGGGTTTGCTGTTTCTCTGGACTCTGGACACG GTCTCTTATGGTGGAGGTCTTGGTAACTTGGTTGTTGATACAATTGGTCATAGCTTCAGTAAAAAATACCACAATAGGGTTATTCAG CATGAAGCTGGCCATTTTTTAATTGCTTATCTAGTAGGAATACTTCCTAAAGGATATACTCTTTCCAGTTTGGATGCCCTAAAGAAGGATGGTTCTCTCAATGTTCAAGCAGGCTCAGCCTTCGTGGATTTTGAGTTCCTCGAAGAA GTTAATGCGGGGAAAGTATCAGCTAAA CCTTGGCTGGTGTGTGCACTGAGTATCTTATATATGGATTTTCTGAAGGAGGCCTGGATGACATAA
- the LOC130731222 gene encoding probable protein S-acyltransferase 17 isoform X1 — MGAVWLLACHGLVTALVVVSFLCGRWPIFDGTFIQRIHYFLTFGAYDYFLRFVGAVFGSKCADAVLSVEFYCCDRPNPLLQIIYLVIISFTYYFTAKSSFTYIPGYYLSGIHRYISLLAAAVGIVLFLLTSFSDPGIVKAENVSQYLSAYPYDNIIYSEKECSTCKIPKPARSKHCSICNRCVARFDHHCGWMLFYLQNNCIGERNTRYFMAFLLWHFLLCLYGTVAIGLVLAGRLKELRVVYILTVYYGVENSFMDLAPHVVQWLLASYNTQILLIVFLAIITMLLAGFFGYHTKLCLSNTTTNETFKWQDHMDWQRKLKEAQASAAALRQSISGMSSEKQPSTSKWRTFFRRSPLEDVVVVKNNVYDKGFLHNIQEVISPLSTRRSFTRTKLKSS, encoded by the exons ATGGGGGCAGTGTGGTTATTGGCATGCCATGGGTTGGTTACAGCCCTGGTGGTAGTCTCATTCCTGTGCGGTCGATGGCCAATCTTCGACGGCACTTTCATTCAACGCATTCATTACTTCCTCACTTTCGGTGCCTACGATTACTTCCT GCGTTTCGTCGGTGCAGTTTTTGGCTCCAAGTGTGCGGATGCGGTTCTTTCCGTTGAATTTTACTGCTGCGATCGTCCAAATCCTCTTCTGCAG ATTATATATCTTGTGATAATCAGCTTCACATATTATTTCACTGCAAAGTCTAGCTTCACCTATATCCCTGGATATTATTTAAGTGGGATTCACAG GTACATTAGCTTATTGGCAGCTGCTGTTGGAATTGTCCTCTTTCTTTTGACAAGTTTTTCTGATCCAGGGATAGTGAAGGCTGAGAATGTTTCTCAGTACCTTTCTGCTTATCCCTATGATAATATCATTTATTCAGAGAAAGAATGTTCCACTTGCAAAATTCCAAA acCCGCTAGGTCAAAGCACTGCAGCATTTGTAATCGTTGTGTTGCACGGTTTGATCACCACTGTGGATGGATG TTATTTTACCTGCAGAACAATTGCATAGGAGAGAGAAACACCCGTTATTTCATGGCTTTTCTTTTATG GCATTTCCTTTTGTGCTTGTATGGAACAGTTGCCATTGGCTTGGTTCTTGCTGGAAGACTAAAAGAATTAAGAGTTGTCTATATTCTAACAG TTTATTATGGAGTAGAAAATTCTTTTATGGATTTAGCTCCTCATGTGGTACAA TGGTTGTTGGCATCCTACAACACTCAGATACTTCTTATAGTGTTCCTTGCAATTATTACAATGCTATTAGCGGGGTTTTTTGGCTACCATACAAAGCTTTGCCTTAGCAACACTACCACTAATGAG ACCTTTAAGTGGCAAGATCACATGGACTGGCAAAGGAAGCTAAAAGAAGCACAGGCCAGTGCTGCAGCACTAAGACAGAGTATAAGTGGAATGAGCAGTGAAAAACAGCCATCGACAAGCAAATGGAGAACCTTCTTTCGAAGATCACCTCTAGAAGATGTGGTAGTTGTCAAGAATAATGTTTACGATAAAGGTTTCTTGCACAATATTCAGGAGGTTATTTCCCCTCTCTCTACAAGGCGGTCCTTTACACGAACCAAATTGAAATCTAGCTGA
- the LOC130731222 gene encoding probable protein S-acyltransferase 17 isoform X3, which translates to MGAVWLLACHGLVTALVVVSFLCGRWPIFDGTFIQRIHYFLTFGAYDYFLRFVGAVFGSKCADAVLSVEFYCCDRPNPLLQIIYLVIISFTYYFTAKSSFTYIPGYYLSGIHRYISLLAAAVGIVLFLLTSFSDPGIVKAENVSQYLSAYPYDNIIYSEKECSTCKIPKPARSKHCSICNRCVARFDHHCGWMLFYLQNNCIGERNTRYFMAFLLWHFLLCLYGTVAIGLVLAGRLKELRVVYILTVYYGVENSFMDLAPHVVQILLIVFLAIITMLLAGFFGYHTKLCLSNTTTNETFKWQDHMDWQRKLKEAQASAAALRQSISGMSSEKQPSTSKWRTFFRRSPLEDVVVVKNNVYDKGFLHNIQEVISPLSTRRSFTRTKLKSS; encoded by the exons ATGGGGGCAGTGTGGTTATTGGCATGCCATGGGTTGGTTACAGCCCTGGTGGTAGTCTCATTCCTGTGCGGTCGATGGCCAATCTTCGACGGCACTTTCATTCAACGCATTCATTACTTCCTCACTTTCGGTGCCTACGATTACTTCCT GCGTTTCGTCGGTGCAGTTTTTGGCTCCAAGTGTGCGGATGCGGTTCTTTCCGTTGAATTTTACTGCTGCGATCGTCCAAATCCTCTTCTGCAG ATTATATATCTTGTGATAATCAGCTTCACATATTATTTCACTGCAAAGTCTAGCTTCACCTATATCCCTGGATATTATTTAAGTGGGATTCACAG GTACATTAGCTTATTGGCAGCTGCTGTTGGAATTGTCCTCTTTCTTTTGACAAGTTTTTCTGATCCAGGGATAGTGAAGGCTGAGAATGTTTCTCAGTACCTTTCTGCTTATCCCTATGATAATATCATTTATTCAGAGAAAGAATGTTCCACTTGCAAAATTCCAAA acCCGCTAGGTCAAAGCACTGCAGCATTTGTAATCGTTGTGTTGCACGGTTTGATCACCACTGTGGATGGATG TTATTTTACCTGCAGAACAATTGCATAGGAGAGAGAAACACCCGTTATTTCATGGCTTTTCTTTTATG GCATTTCCTTTTGTGCTTGTATGGAACAGTTGCCATTGGCTTGGTTCTTGCTGGAAGACTAAAAGAATTAAGAGTTGTCTATATTCTAACAG TTTATTATGGAGTAGAAAATTCTTTTATGGATTTAGCTCCTCATGTGGTACAA ATACTTCTTATAGTGTTCCTTGCAATTATTACAATGCTATTAGCGGGGTTTTTTGGCTACCATACAAAGCTTTGCCTTAGCAACACTACCACTAATGAG ACCTTTAAGTGGCAAGATCACATGGACTGGCAAAGGAAGCTAAAAGAAGCACAGGCCAGTGCTGCAGCACTAAGACAGAGTATAAGTGGAATGAGCAGTGAAAAACAGCCATCGACAAGCAAATGGAGAACCTTCTTTCGAAGATCACCTCTAGAAGATGTGGTAGTTGTCAAGAATAATGTTTACGATAAAGGTTTCTTGCACAATATTCAGGAGGTTATTTCCCCTCTCTCTACAAGGCGGTCCTTTACACGAACCAAATTGAAATCTAGCTGA
- the LOC130731222 gene encoding probable protein S-acyltransferase 17 isoform X2, with amino-acid sequence MGAVWLLACHGLVTALVVVSFLCGRWPIFDGTFIQRIHYFLTFGAYDYFLRFVGAVFGSKCADAVLSVEFYCCDRPNPLLQIIYLVIISFTYYFTAKSSFTYIPGYYLSGIHRYISLLAAAVGIVLFLLTSFSDPGIVKAENVSQYLSAYPYDNIIYSEKECSTCKIPKPARSKHCSICNRCVARFDHHCGWMNNCIGERNTRYFMAFLLWHFLLCLYGTVAIGLVLAGRLKELRVVYILTVYYGVENSFMDLAPHVVQWLLASYNTQILLIVFLAIITMLLAGFFGYHTKLCLSNTTTNETFKWQDHMDWQRKLKEAQASAAALRQSISGMSSEKQPSTSKWRTFFRRSPLEDVVVVKNNVYDKGFLHNIQEVISPLSTRRSFTRTKLKSS; translated from the exons ATGGGGGCAGTGTGGTTATTGGCATGCCATGGGTTGGTTACAGCCCTGGTGGTAGTCTCATTCCTGTGCGGTCGATGGCCAATCTTCGACGGCACTTTCATTCAACGCATTCATTACTTCCTCACTTTCGGTGCCTACGATTACTTCCT GCGTTTCGTCGGTGCAGTTTTTGGCTCCAAGTGTGCGGATGCGGTTCTTTCCGTTGAATTTTACTGCTGCGATCGTCCAAATCCTCTTCTGCAG ATTATATATCTTGTGATAATCAGCTTCACATATTATTTCACTGCAAAGTCTAGCTTCACCTATATCCCTGGATATTATTTAAGTGGGATTCACAG GTACATTAGCTTATTGGCAGCTGCTGTTGGAATTGTCCTCTTTCTTTTGACAAGTTTTTCTGATCCAGGGATAGTGAAGGCTGAGAATGTTTCTCAGTACCTTTCTGCTTATCCCTATGATAATATCATTTATTCAGAGAAAGAATGTTCCACTTGCAAAATTCCAAA acCCGCTAGGTCAAAGCACTGCAGCATTTGTAATCGTTGTGTTGCACGGTTTGATCACCACTGTGGATGGATG AACAATTGCATAGGAGAGAGAAACACCCGTTATTTCATGGCTTTTCTTTTATG GCATTTCCTTTTGTGCTTGTATGGAACAGTTGCCATTGGCTTGGTTCTTGCTGGAAGACTAAAAGAATTAAGAGTTGTCTATATTCTAACAG TTTATTATGGAGTAGAAAATTCTTTTATGGATTTAGCTCCTCATGTGGTACAA TGGTTGTTGGCATCCTACAACACTCAGATACTTCTTATAGTGTTCCTTGCAATTATTACAATGCTATTAGCGGGGTTTTTTGGCTACCATACAAAGCTTTGCCTTAGCAACACTACCACTAATGAG ACCTTTAAGTGGCAAGATCACATGGACTGGCAAAGGAAGCTAAAAGAAGCACAGGCCAGTGCTGCAGCACTAAGACAGAGTATAAGTGGAATGAGCAGTGAAAAACAGCCATCGACAAGCAAATGGAGAACCTTCTTTCGAAGATCACCTCTAGAAGATGTGGTAGTTGTCAAGAATAATGTTTACGATAAAGGTTTCTTGCACAATATTCAGGAGGTTATTTCCCCTCTCTCTACAAGGCGGTCCTTTACACGAACCAAATTGAAATCTAGCTGA
- the LOC130731223 gene encoding protein BONZAI 3, producing MGACLSDLKGGKQAVGGGGVGFPQTVTVPGTSTGNNGGGGANDAVDLFYTAQGFQAMFTRVELTLSACNLLDRDIASKSDPMVVVYEKKRDGILQELGRTEVIMNCLNPEWIVKVSVAFQFEVVQPLVFQVYDIDTKYHRIPVKTINLKDQDFLGEATCTLSEIVTKQSRSVTLRLQNRTGRGGLIRNLGAITVHAEETAAAKSAVEMIFRCSHLDNKDVFSKSDPFLRISRRVESGGSVPICKTEVIDNNLNPKWKPVCLSFQQFGSKDNPLVIECFDFNSSGDHVLIGKLEKSVADLEKLYNGKAGANFFMPSKHHRQDKVLKGQLFVDQFCEKEQFTFIDYISSGFELNFMVAVDFTASNGNPQHSNSLHYIDVSGRLNSYQKAIMEVGEVIQFYDSDKQFPAWGFGGHVPGGGVSHCFNLNGSSGSSEVVGVEGVMHAYATALRSVTLSGPTLFGPVINMASQMAAESLSTHNSTNYYVLLIITDGVVTDLQETVNSLVKASDLPLSILIVGVGNADFTNMEVLDADNGRRLESSTGRVATRDIVQFVPMREVQSGQISVVQALLEELPGQFLTFMRCRDIKPIPFGFPQA from the exons ATGGGAGCGTGTTTGTCTGATTTGAAGGGAGGGAAGCAAGCGGTGGGAGGCGGCGGAGTAGGGTTCCCTCAAACTGTAACAGTCCCTGGCACTAGCACCGGCAACAATGGTGGGGGTGGGGCCAACGACGCCGTCGATCTCTTCTACACGGCGCAAGGTTTTCAAGCAATGTTCACCAGAGTTGAG TTAACTCTTTCAGCATGCAACTTGCTTGATCGGGACATTGCATCCAAG AGTGATCCCATGGTTGTTGtatatgaaaagaaaagagatgGTATATTGCAAGAATTAGGTCGCACTGAAGTCATAATGAATTGTTTGAATCCAGAGTGGATTGTGAAAGTTAGTGTTGCATTTCAGTTCGAGGTTGTGCAACCACTTGT ATTTCAAGTGTATGACATTGATACAAAGTACCATAGAATTCCTGTGAAG ACAATTAATCTGAAAGATCAAGATTTTCTTGGAGAGGCCACATGCACTTTGTCAGAG ATAGTGACTAAACAAAGCCGGAGCGTGACCTTAAGGCTCCAAAACAGAACTGGACGAGGTGGTTTAATAAGAAACCTAGGGGCAATTACTGTGCATGCTGAGGAGACTGCTGCTGCAAAGAGTGCTGTTGAGATGATCTTCCGCTGTTCACACTTGGATAACAAGGACGTTTTTTCTAAAAGC GATCCTTTTCTTAGAATATCAAGAAGGGTTGAGAGTGGAGGTTCTGTTCCCATTTGCAAGACTGAAGTTATTGACAACAATTTAAATCCAAAATGGAAACCAGTTTGTCTTAGTTTCCAGCAGTTTGGAAGCAAA GATAATCCACTAGTCATCGAGTGTTTTGATTTCAATAGCAGCGGCGATCATGTACTTATCGG TAAACTGGAGAAGTCTGTGGCAGACCTTGAAAAACTGTACAACGGGAAAGCAGGTGCAAATTTTTTCATGCCATCCAAACACCATAGACAAGACAAG GTTCTTAAGGGTCAACTCTTTGTAGATCAATTTTGTGAAAAGGAACAGTTCACTTTCATTGACTACATATCCAGTGGATTTGAACTAAACTTCATGGTTGCTGTAGATTTCACTG CTTCAAATGGAAATCCTCAACATTCAAATTCTTTGCATTACATTGATGTATCTGGTCGGTTAAATTCATACCAAAAG GCTATAATGGAGGTTGGGGAAGTTATTCAGTTCTATGATTCTGATAAGCAGTTTCCTGCATGGGGCTTTGGAGGACATGTACCTGGTGGCGGCGTATCCCACTGTTTTAATCTGAATGGAAGTTCAGGTAGCTCTGAG GTTGTAGGAGTTGAAGGGGTAATGCATGCTTATGCTACTGCATTACGCAGTGTCACACTGTCAGGACCCACGCTGTTTGGCCCAGTTATAAACATGGCTTCACAAATGGCCGCCGAGTCCCTTTCAACACATAACAGCACCAACTATTATGTTTTACTTATTATAACG GATGGAGTTGTTACTGATCTTCAAGAGACCGTAAATTCTCTGGTTAAAGCATCTGACCTTCCCCTGTCGATTCTTATAGTTGGAGTTGGAAATGCTGATTTCACAAACATGGAG GTACTGGATGCTGATAATGGGCGTAGACTAGAGAGTTCTACTGGTCGTGTAGCTACACGAGATATAGTGCAGTTTGTCCCTATGAGAGAAGTACAAA GTGGGCAAATCTCTGTTGTGCAAGCTCTTTTGGAAGAACTACCTGGACAATTTTTGACTTTCATGCGATGTAGGGACATCAAGCCAATTCCTTTCGGTTTCCCTCAAGCATGA